The following is a genomic window from Bordetella sp. H567.
CGGCCGAACAGATTACCGATATTTCGGGCCGTGGCGTCGGCATGGACGTCGTGCGCCGCAATATCCAGGACATGGGCGGCCACGTGCAGCTGTCGTCCGTGCCCGGCAACGGCACGACGACCCGCATCGTGCTTCCGCTGACGCTTGCCATCCTGGACGGCATGTCGGTGCGCGTCGGCGCGGAAACCTTCATCCTGCCGCTGAACCACGTCACGGAATCGCTGCAGCCGACCAACGACCAGATCTATTCGGTGGCGGGCAACGAGCGCGTCATGCACGTGCGCGGGGAATACCTGCCGCTGGTCGAAATGCATCGGGTGTTCTCGGTGGCGGATGCGCAGAGGGATCCGACGCAGGCCATCGCCGTGATCATGCAAGCCGAGGACCGGCGCTTCGCGCTGCTGGTCGACCATCTGGTGGGCCAGCACCAGGTCGTCGTGAAAAATCTGGAATCGAATTACCGCAAGGTACCCGGCGTATCGGCGGCCACCATCCTGGGTGACGGCAGCGTCGCGTTGATCATCGACGTGTTCGCCATGGCCCGCGCGAACCGCGAGAAGTGGGTACCGGCCGAAGCGGTCTTGAACTGAGGAGAAACACATGGCAGCCAAACCGCAATCGCAGGGCGCCCGCGTCGAAGACATCGGCCGCGAGTTCCTGGTCTTCACGCTGGGCGAGGAAGAGTACGGCATCGATATCCTGAAGGTGCAGGAGATCCGCGGCTATGACGCGGCCACCGTCACGCGCATCGCCAATGTGCCGTCCTTCATCAAGGGCGTGACGAACCTGCGCGGCATCATCGTCCCTATCGTCGACCTGCGCATCAAGTTCAACCTGGGCAAGGTCGAATACAACGAGCAGACGGTGGTGATCATCCTGAACCTGGACCGCCGCGTCGTGGGGATCGTCGTCGACGGCGTGTCCGACGTGCTGATGCTGGGCGCAAGCCAGGTGCGGCCGGCCCCGGAATTCGGCGCCACGCTCTCCACGGAATACCTGACCGGCCTGGGTACCGTGGACGACCGCATGCTGATCCTGGTGGATATCGAAAAGCTGATGACCAGCGACGAGATGGCGCTGGTGGAAAAAGCCGCCGTCTGAGCGGCATCCATACGGAGAGGACGGTGCGCGGAGACCAAGCTGTCCGATAGGGGTATGCAGATGCGCAGGTTTTTTGCCAACATGACGATACGCGCGAGCCTGCTCTGGGTGCTGGTCTTTTTCTCGCTGATGCTGGTCCTGGGCGCCGCGCTGGGCGTGCTGTCGCTGCGGGTGGGCGATGCCACCATGCAGGACATGCGCCGCAGCCAGGCCATCGGCAATGCGCTGCAGGACGTGGTGGGCGACTACAAGAGCGCCATGATCGGCCTGGGTCGCGCCGCCGCGCTGCACCTGAACGAAGTCATCAAGCAGGTGGGCCAGCCCGCCGTCCCGGCAGCCGGATTGAGCGACTCGGCCAAGCCCCTGCTGGACTTCGCACGCATCTCCTATGACAAGGCGCAGGCCGACTTCAAGAAATACCAGGCCCTGCCCAGGCCGCCGGGACTGGAACAGGAATTCAAGGAAATCGACGAGGCTTTCATCGCCTTGATGGGTCAGGGGCTGAAGGTGATGTTCGACGACCTGGCCAAGGCCGATATGCCGGCCTACCAGACCCATGCGCAGATGGTGTCCGACGTCATGGAGGACAGGCTGAACCTGGCGATTGGACAGTACCTGGCATGGCACACGCGCACCACGGGCGCGGCCTTCGAGCAGACGCAACAGCGCTACAACCTGGTGTTGGCCGCCGTTGCCGCGGGTGGTGTCATCGCGCTGTTGCTGGTGCTGGCGACCTATATGTTCCTGCGCAGGCGCGTGGTCCAGCCGCTGGCCGATGCCGTGCGGCATTTCGATCGTATCGCCGGCGGCGACCTGACTGAAACGGTGGCAGCCGGTTCAAACAACGAAATCGGTGCCTTGTACGCCGCGATGAAGCGCATGCAGGAAAGCCTGACGCGCACGGTGTCGGCGGTGCGCCGCGGGGTGGACGAAATCAACGTGGGTTCACGCGAGATCTCCGCGGGCAATACCGACTTGTCCAGCCGCACGGAGCAGCAGGCGGCGTCGCTGGAAGAGACGGCGGCGTCGATGGAAGAACTGGCCTCGACGGTGAAGCAGAACGCGGAGAACGCGCGCCAGGCCAACCAGCTGGCGGCCAGCGCCTCGGACGTGGCCGAGCGCGGCGGTTCGGCGGTGGCGGAAGTGGTCAACACGATGCAAGGGATCTCGGGCAGCTCGCGCAAGATCTCGGAGATCGTCAGCGTGATCGACGGGATTGCGTTCCAGACCAACATCCTGGCGCTGAACGCGGCGGTGGAAGCGGCGCGCGCGGGCGAGCAGGGCAAGGGCTTCGCGGTGGTGGCGGGCGAAGTGCGCTCGCTGGCACAGCGCAGCGCGCAGGCGGCCAAGGAAATCAAGGCGCTGATCGAGGACTCGGTGACGAAGGTGGGCGCGGGTTCGCAGCAGGTCGAGCGGGCGGGGGCGACGATGCAGGAGATCGTGGCCTCGGTCAAGCGGGTGACCGACATCATGGGCGAGATCTCGGCGGCGTCCGAAGAGCAGTCCACCGGCATCGACCAGGTGAATCGTGCGGTGTCGCAGATGGACGAGGTGACGCAGCAGAACGCGGCGCTGGTGGAAGAAGCCGCCGCGGCGGCCGGTTCGCTGCAGGAGCAGGCGCAGCGCCTGGCCGAGGCCGTATCGGTGTTCAAGATCAACGAAGGCCACGTCATCGACGTGCCGGCGCGCGAGCTGGGCGCGCCCCACGCTGCACCACGCCTTACGGCGCAGGCCGCATAGGGCAAGAGGATCACGTGGCGACAGCGACGACAGCGGTATCCGGGCAGGTCGAACGGCAGTTCGAGTTCCGCGAGGCGGACTTTTCCCGCGTGCGCCGCATGATTCATGAGCGGGCCGGCATTTCGCTGGGTACGCATAAGCGGGAAATGGTCTACAGCCGCCTGGCCAGGCGGCTGCGAACGCTGGGAGGCGCCGATTTTTCCAGCTACCTGGACCGGCTGGAAGCGTTCCCGGCGAATCCTGAGTGGGAAGAGTTCGTCAATGCGTTGACCACCAACCTGACGGCCTTCTTCCGCGAGGCCCACCATTTCCCCATCCTGGCCAAGTTCGCGGCCGAGCGGCCGCAGCCGGTATCGATCTGGTGCTGCGCGGCATCGACGGGCGAGGAGCCTTATTCCATCGCGATCACGCTGATGGAGGCGCTGGGCGCGCGCGCCGCCTCGGCCAGCGTACTGGCCACCGACATCGATACCAATGTGCTGCAGCGGGCCCGAGGCGCGGTCTATCCGTTCGAGCGCGTGGCCAAGATCGACGAAGCCCGGCTGAAGCGATTTTTCCTGAAAGGCAAGGGCGCGGCGGCAGGCCAGGTGCGGGTGCGGCCGGAAGTCGCCGGCATGGTCAGGTTCGATACCGTGAACCTGCTGGCGCCCGATTGGCCCATCCAGGAGAAGTTCGATGCCATCTTCTGCCGCAATGTGATGATCTACTTCGACAAGCCGACGCAGGCGCGCATCCTGGAGCGTTTCGCACCCTTGTTGAAGCCAGGCGGCTTGTTGTTCGCGGGCCATTCCGAGAACTTCAGCTATATCAGCCGCGATTTCCGCTTGCGCGGACAGACGGTCTACGAGTGCTTGGGGAAAGCGTAACGGCGCCCCGTCGGCGAATCACATGCAGAAAAAAATAACCGTTTTGTGCGTCGATGATTCGGCGCTGGTGCGCGGGCTGATGACGGAGATCATCAACAGCCAGCCCGATATGGAGGTGGTGGCGACCGCGCCCGATCCCCTGGTCGCGCGCGACCTGATCAAGAAGCACAATCCGGACGTGCTGACGCTGGACGTCGAAATGCCGCGCATGGACGGGCTGGACTTCCTGGAAAAGCTGATGCGCCTGCGCCCGATGCCGGTGCTGATGGTGTCGTCCCTGACCGAGCGCGGTTCGGAGATCACGCTGCGGGCCCTGGAACTAGGCGCGGTGGACTTCGTCACCAAGCCCAAGCTGGGCATACGCGACGGCCTGCTCGAATATACCGAGATCATCGCCGATAAACTGCGCGCCGCCGCGCGGGCCCGGCCCAAGGCGCTGCAGGCGGCGCCCGAAGCGCCCAGGCAGATGCTGCGCTCGCCCTTGTCCAGCTCGGAAAAGCTGGTGATCATCGGCGCCTCCACCGGCGGCACCGAGGCGATCCGCCACGTGCTGCAGCCGCTGCCCCCGGACAGCCCGGCAATCCTGATCACCCAGCACATGCCGGCGGGCTTCACGCGCTCGTTCGCGCAGCGGCTGGACGCGCTGTGCAGCCTGACGGTGCGCGAGGCCACTCACGGCGAACGCGTGCTGCCCGGGCACGTCTACCTGGCGCCCGGCGGCGAGCACCACATGCGGCTGGGCCGCAGCGGCGCCAACTACGTCGTGGATCTGGACCCGTCGGAACCGGTGAACCGCCACCGTCCTTCGGTGGACGTGCTTTTCCATTCGGTGGCGGTGGCGGCCGGCCGCAACGCGGTGGGTGTCATCCTGACCGGCATGGGCAAGGACGGCGCCGCGGGCTTGCTGGAGATGAAGCGGGCCGGCGCGCGCACGCTGGCGCAGGACGAGGCCACCTGCGTGGTATTCGGCATGCCGCGCGAGGCCATCGCGCTGGGCGCGGCCGACGAAGTGGTATCCCTGAACACAATGAGTGAACGCATCCTGGCCAATGCCGGCGATCGCGGACACCGCGTATGATGCCGGGCGACAAACGTCCCGGCGTGCAATTGAATTTTTTGGAGTCAATGAGATGGTTGACAAGAATTTGAAGATTTTGGTGGTTGACGATTTCCCGACCATGCGTCGCATCGTCCGCAACCTGCTCAAGGAATTGGGGTTCGAAAACGTGGACGAGGCCGAGGACGGCCAGATGGCCTTGGAGAAGCTGCGCACCGGCGGGTTCCAGTTCGTCGTGTCCGACTGGAACATGCCCAACCTGGACGGCTTGTCCATGCTGCAGCAGATCCGCGCCGATGCGAACCTGGCCAAGTTGCCGGTGCTGATGGTGACGGCCGAAGCCAAGAAGGAAAACATCGTCGCGGCCGCGCAGGCCGGCGCCAATGGGTATGTGGTCAAGCCCTTCACGGCGGCCACGCTGGAAGAAAAACTGACGAAGATCTTCGAGAAACTTGGCGGCTGAGGAAAGTCATGGAGACGACGCAGAGTCCGACGCAAGGCCCCAATGGCGATCCCGGCGAGCTGATCCACCGCATCGCGTCGCTGACGCGGATGCTGCGCGAAAGCATGCGGGAACTGGGCCTGGATCAGGCCATCAAGGACGCGGCGCAAGCCATTCCGGACGCGCGCGACCGCCTGCGTTACGTGGCGCAGATGACCGAACAGGCGGCGCACCGGGTGCTGAACGCCATCGACCAGACGCAGCCCATCCAGGACGATATGGCGAAGAGCGCCCAGGCGCTGGACACGCGCTGGCGTGACTGGTTCGACCAGCCGCTGGAACTGGCCGACGCCCGCGAACTGGTCAAGGACACCCGCGCCTTCCTGCAGCATGTGCCGAAGCAGACGCAGGCCACGCAGTCCAAGCTGCTCGAAATCATGATGGCGCAGGACTTCCAGGACCTGACCGGCCAGGTCATCATGAAAATGATGGACGTGGTCGGCGCGATCGAAAAGGAACTGCTGCAGGTCCTGATCGACAGCGTGCCCACCGAACGCCGCGAAGAAGCCAATACCCTGCTGAACGGCCCCCAGGTCAACCCCACCGGCAAGGCCGACGTGGTGACCAGCCAGGACCAGGTCGACGACCTCCTGGCCAGCCTGGGGTTTTAGACCCACCCCCCGAAGCGCTGCGCGCTTCCCCCCTCAAGGGGGGCGACGCTGGCGGACCGGCGGAGCCGGATCCGCGGCGTCCCGGGTTGGGCGGCACCGGCTTCATGCGACGGGGGGTGGGGGAAAGCCCACCCCCGAAGCGCTGCGCGCTTCCCCCCTCAAGGGGGCGACGCTGGCGGACAGGCGGAGCCGGATCCGCGGCGTCCCGGTCGGACCAGACCCGTTTCATGCGGCGTTTTGTGCGCGTGGCGATAGGGTGGGCTGATGCCTGCGTTGGGGATTTCGGCTGGCCCCAATTTCCTTGGAACGAAAAGCACCGCTTTCCCCGGGTTGATCGCGGATTCGCTTTTCGGCGCTTTTCCTAAAATTTCATCGCCGGCCTGTTTCATCCGCAAGGAGGCTCTCGAGAGAGCGCCCACAGGCCCGGCCGACGTCCGGATAAGCGTTCAGCATGGCCGAAGAAAGCGATCTCGAAAAAACCGAAGCCGCCTCACCACGGCGCCTGGAAAAGGCGCGCGAGGAGGGGCAGGTCCCCCGTTCCCGGGAGCTGAGCACCTTTCTGGTGCTGGCCACCGGCGTGGGTGTACTGTGGGGCGGCGGCGCTTACATCTACGATGCGCTGGACGGCATCATGCGGCACGCGCTGGGCTTCGACCCCAACCTGGCGCGTGACACCAGCATCATGCTGGCGACCGCCGCCGACGGCGGCTGGCATGGGCTGTTGACCGTGCTGCCCATCCTGGGGCTGCTGGCCGTGGCCGGGATATTCGCCGGCCTGTCGCTGGGCGGCCTGGTGTGGTCCGGCAAGCCGCTCGAGTTCAATTTCGGCAAGCTCGATCCCCTGGCCGGATTCGGCCGCCTGTTTTCGTGGCAGACGGTGGTCGAGCTGACCAAGGCCATCAGCAAGGCCCTGGTGGTGGGCAGCGTGGCGGCGGCCGCCATCTGGAGCTACCACGACGACATGATCGGCCTGATGCACGCCGCGCCGGCGGCGGCCCTGGCCACGATGCTGAACATCGCCGGCATGTGCTGCGCCTTCGTGGTCGGTTCGCTGCTGCTGATCGCGGCGATGGATGTGCCATGGCAGATCTTCAGCCATGGCAAGAAGCTGCGCATGAGCAAGGAAGACGTGCGCCAGGAATTCAAGGAAAGCGAAGGCGATCCCATGATCAAGGCGCGCATCCGGCAGATGCAGCGCCAGGCGGCGCGGCGCCGGATGATGGCCGAGGTGCCCAAGGCCGACGTGATCGTCACCAACCCGACGCATTATGCCGTGGCGCTGCGTTACAGCGACGGCGACATGGCGGCGCCCCGGGTGGTCGCCAAGGGCATGGGCGAGATCGCTGCCCGTATCCGTGAAGTGGCCCAGGAAAACCGCGTGCCGATGCTGGAAGCGCCGCCGCTGGCGCGCGCGCTGTATCGCCACGTCGACCTGGGCCAGGAAATCCCGGCCGCGCTGTATACCGCGGTCGCCGAGGTGCTTGCCTGGGTGTTCCAGCTGCGGTCCTGGCGGCCGGGCTGGGCGCAGCCGGTGCCGCCGACGAATCTGCCGGTGCCCGTGGGGATGGACCCGCAGGCGCCGGGCGCGGCCGTCCCGGCCGCTGAAGGAGCTTAAGGAATGGGCGCGTTGATCGCCATGTTCAAGAACAACGGTGGGGCGCAGGCGCGACTGCTCGCGGGCCCGCTGTTGATCGTATTGGTCCTGGGAATGATGATCCTGCCCTTGCCGGCATTCATCCTGGACCTGCTGTTCACGTTCAATATCTCGCTGGCGATCATGATCCTGCTGGTCGCCATGTTCACGCGCAAGCCGCTGGACTTCGCGGCCTTTCCGTCCGTGCTGTTGTTCGCCACGCTGCTGCGCTTGTCGCTGAACGTGGCGTCGACTCGCGTCGTCCTGCTGAACGGCCATACCGGCCCGGATGCGGCCGGCAAGGTGATCGAGGCCTTCGGCCACTTCCTGGTGGGCGGCAACTTCGCCATCGGCATCATCCTGTTCGTGATCCTGACGATCATCAACTTCATCGTCATCACCAAGGGCGCGGGCCGGATCGCCGAAGTGGGCGCGCGATTCACCCTGGACGCCATGCCCGGCAAGCAGATGGCGATCGACGCCGACCTGAACGCGGGCCTGATCCGCGAGGACGAGGCGCGCCGCCGCCGCAGCGAGGTCGCGCAGGAGGCCGATTTCTTCGGCTCCATGGACGGCGCAAGCAAGTTCGTGCGGGGCGACGCCGTCGCCGGCCTGCTGATCATGTCGATCAACGTCATCGGCGGGCTGATCGTCGGCGTGGCGCAGCACAGCCTGTCCATCGGCGATTCCGCGCGCGTGTACACGCTGCTGACCATCGGCGACGGCCTGGTGGCGCAGATCCCCGCGCTGGTCATTTCCACGGCGGCCGGCGTGGTCGTTTCGCGCGTGTCCAACGAGCAGGACATCGGCCAGCAGATGATCGGCCAGCTGTTCTCCAATCCCGCCGTGCTGTTTCTGACGGCGGCCATCATCGGCGTGATGGGGCTGATTCCCAACATGCCGCACGTCGCTTTCCTGGGGCTGGCGGCCCTGTTCGGCGCCGGCGGCTGGGCGCTGCACAAGAAGCAGACGCGCGAGGCCGCCGAAAAAACGCGTGGGCCTTCCCCGGCCCAGGAACAGGCCAAGATCGCGGCGGCCGAGGCCAGCTGGGAAGATGTTTCCATGGTGGACCAGCTGGGGCTGGAGGTGGGTTACCGCCTGATCCCGCTGGTCGATCATTCGCAGAACGGCGAGCTGCTGCATCGCGTGCGCAGCCTGCGCAAGAAGTTCGCGCAGGACGTCGGCTTCCTGCCGCCGGTGGTGCATATCCGGGACAATCTGGAACTGAAGCCCAACGATTACGTCATCCTGTTGTCCGGGGTGGAAGTCGGCCGCGGCGTGGCCATGCCCGGCCAGTGGCTGGCCATCGACCCGGGCGGCGTCACCATCAAACTGAAGGGCACGCCCACCACCGATCCGGCCTTCGGCCTGCCGGCCGTCTGGATCGATGCCTCGCTGCGCGACCAGGCCCAGGTGGCGGGCTATACCGTGGTGGATGCCAGCACCGTGGTCGCGACCCACCTGAACCACCTGATGCATCGCCACGGCTCGCAGCTGCTGGGCCGCCAGGAAGTCCAGCAGTTGCTGGACCGCATCGCCCGCGAAGCGCCCAAGCTGGTCGAGGACTTGGTGCCCAAGACCGTGCCGCTGACCATCCTGCAGAAGGTGCTGCAGGGCCTGCTGGCCGAGGAAGTCCCGATCCGCGACATGCGCTCCATCGTGGACACCATGTCCGAACACGCGCCGCGCCTGTCGGCGATGAATGCCACCGCCGGTGGCCAGCCGGACGTCGGCGAACTGATCGCGCTGGTGCGCCGCGCGCTGGGCCGCGCCATTACGCAGCAATGGTTCCCCGGCGAAGGCGAAGTGCGCGTCATCGGACTGGACGTCAAGCTGGAGCGCGTGCTTTCCCAGGCCATCGGCACCAGCGGCGTGCTGGAGCCAGGCCTGGCCGATACGCTGCTGCGCGAAGCGCGCGCGGCCGTCAGCCGCCAGGAAGCGCTGGGCAACGCGCCCGTCCTGGTGGTATCGCCGGTGTTGCGCCCGGCGCTGTCGCGCTTCCTGCGCCACCACGTTCCGCAACTGGGCGTGCTGGCCAATACCGAAATTCCGGATGAACGCATCGTGCGCGTCACGGCGCTGATCGGGGGTAACGCTTGAAGATCACCCGCTTTTTCGGTGCCACGCACCGCGAGGTCATGCGCGAAGTGCGCATGGCCCTGGGGCCGGACGCCCTGATCATTTCCAGCCGCAGCATCGAGGGCGGCGTCGAGGTCATGGCGACGGATCCGTCGGCCATCGACGATGAAGGCCGCATCGTATTCAAGGAGCCGGAAGCGGCCGTCGCCGGCGTGGCGGCGGCGACGGCAAAATCCTTCGATGCACCGGCCGCGCCGGCGAGGGCGTTCGATGCACCGGCGGCGCCGGCAAGAACCTTCGATGCACCGGCCGCGCCGGCAAGGACCGCCGGCATACCGGCTGCACCGGCAAGAATCGCCGACACGCGGGCATACGAGGCGCGTAGCGCCGGCCATCGCGCGGCGGAACCCGCCGCGGTCGAGGCCCGGGCCACCGCCATCCCGGCGGCCGAGCCCTCGCCGCGAGCCCCCGCCACGCCGGCGTATGTCGCCGATGACAGCACTTTCGCCCTGGTGGACGAGGAAAACGGCCAGTATCAGCCGGCCGGACCGGCCGCCGCCGACGCCAGCCAGATGGCCGAGGCGCTCAACGCCCTGCGCGGCGCGCTGGAAACGCGTATCGACGGCCTGATGTGGGGCAAGGGCCTGAGCCGCGAGCCCGTCGCCACCACGCTGTTCCGCACTCTCATGGAAGCCGGCTTCAGCGCCAACCTAATCCGCGCCATGCTGTCGCGCCTGCCGCCGCGCCTGTCGGTGGCGGCGGCCATGAACTGGGCGCGCAACGAACTGATCGATCATCTGCCAGTCGTCGGCAACGAAGACGAGCTTCTGGGCAACGGCGGCGTCTTCGCGCTGGTCGGCCCGACCGGCGTGGGCAAGACGACCACGCTGGCCAAGCTGGCCGCGCGCTGCGTGGCCCGCGTGGGGCGCGAACAGGTCGCCATGCTGACCACCGACAATTTCCGGATCGGCGCGCATGAACAGCTGCAGATCTACGGCCGCCTGATGGGCGTGCCGACCCGTTCGGTGCGGGACGTCGCGCAGCTGCGCGAAACGCTGGCCGAGCTGGGCTCGCGCAAGATCATCCTGATCGACACTACGGGTATCAGCCAGCGCGACCGGCATGTCGCCGAACAGGCCGCCATGCTGTGCGGCGCGGGCCGCCCGGTGCAGCGCCTGGTGGTCCTGAACGCGGCCAGCCAGGGCGATACGCTGGACGAAGTCGCGCATGCCTATCGCAACGGCGCCGACGAAGACGTGCGCGGCTGCATCATCACCAAGATCGACGAGGCGTCGCGCTATGCCGCGGCGCTGGACACGGCCATTCGCCATCGGCTGCCCATCCACTACGTATCGCGCGGACAGCGCGTGCCCGAGCACATGGACGTGCCGACGGCGGCCGAACTGGTGGATGGTGCGTTCGCCTGCCTGCGCCGGCCGGCGCTGTACACGCCCAGCGAGGCCGACCTGGCGGCGTTGTGGTCGGCGTCGCGCGACGAAGCCGGCGGGCTGCTGGGCATGGATCCCGTGCGCCGCCGCCAGTTGCTGGCCTCGGCCATGCTGCGGCCGCAGGGCACCACCCCGGAAACCGAGCAGGACATGGATGCCGCGCTGGCGTGGATCAACACCGATCCGGCCTGTGTCCAGGCGCGCGAGTTGTGGCGCGGCTTCGGCGGCGAGCGGCCGCTGGCCACCCAATCCCTGGTTCACATGCCGCTGGACATGGTCCGGGCCGAGTTCTCGGCAACCTGCAGCCGGCACCTGCTGGTGCTGCATGGGCAGGTGGCCATGAGCGGGCCCGGCATGCCGGGCGGGACGCTGATGTCCTCGCTGCTGATGAGCGATCGCGGCGCGGCGCTGGCCGCGCCCGTGCAGCAGCTGGCGCTGCAGCACGGCACGGTCTCGAGTATCGCCGCCGGCGGCGCCACCCATGCCAACGTGGCGGACGCCCTGGCGGCGCGTGCCGCGTGGTTGCAGGCGGCGCTCAAGCCGGTGCCGGTGATACACCTGATCGCGGCGGGCACCGCCGCGCTTTGGCAATCGCTTTCCGCGCAGGGCATGGACTGGATGTCCCGTTCCACCGGTGCGCTGCGGGTGGTGCAGGACGAAACGCCGACGACCCTGCAGGCCATCGGCAAGACGCTGGGCTATGTGCCGGTGGGCGAGGCGGGCGACATGGTGGGCCTGACCCACATTGCCGGCGACGCCGCCGTGCCGCTGCGCCTGTGGGCCGCCGGCACGGAAGTCACGCTGGCGGGACGCGGCGCCGACGCGACGCCGGTGAGGCTGGTCTGCGCCAAGCTGATCGATCCGTCCGGCAAGGTGATCCAGCAAGTCTATGGGTTGACCAATGTCGGCGTGGCGCAGGCGGATGCGGCGACGGTCGCGCGCTGGCTGGTCCTGCACGATCACGCCAAGACCACGTTCCGCTATATGTCGCATGCCTGGCAGCCCTTGTCCGGCAGCGCGGTGGGGGACGATTCCACCCTGCGGCAGGTGCTGATGGCGGGCCAGTTGGGCGCCGCATGCTGGCAGCTGGCGCATGCGCCGTCGGCCTCCGTCATGCGGCGGCTGCTGCAAAGCCTGATGGGGCCGGAGCGCAAGCTGCCGGCTCGCCTGGTGCCGCCGGCACTGCTGCGATTCCTGGCGATGGTCGAGATGGCGGGCGAGGGCGGGGCGGCTTAGTACCAACCGGTCCCTCGCTTTCTTCTTGATGGCTCGATAGTCCGGCGGCTTTGAACAGGCCTTGGTGGAGCCGTCCAGATCGTCCCATTCCTGCCTTGGCCTCGGGCAAGAAAAAAAGCTTCTACGCCACGCTTAGACGCCGTCGATGCCGACTTCGACGGCTTGGTCGACCGCCTTCAGTCGCGACAGTACCAGCATCCCAATTGACAGCCCTTGAGGGGCAAGCGCGCAGCGCTTCGGCGGTGGGTTTCATTCAGACGTCAATCCCACGCAAAGCCCGCGTCGTATGAAACAGGTGCCGCCCGACCGGGGACGCAGCGGATCCGGCTCCGCCGGTCCGCCAGCGTCGCCCCCTTGAGGGGGAAGCGCGTAGCGCTTCGGGGGTGGACCTTTCAAGTAGCGATGATGGTTTTGCCCGTGTTTCCCTGGCGCGACCGTCCGTTGGCCTCGTACAGGCTGGAGCGCTTGGTCAGGGACTGCAGCGCATCCAGTGCTTCCTCGGTATAGCGCAGGTGCATGTCGATCAGCGCACCGTTGCGGTCGTTGATGCCGGCCGCGGCCGCGCAACGGTCCAGCAGCTGGCGCCAGATCGCCGCGATATCCGGGTAGCGTTCGGCGGCTTCCGTGGTGCCCGGGTGCCCCGGCCCGAAACCCAGTTCGGCCAGCAGGGCGTCGCGGCGGGCGCTCAGCTCATGCAGGCGTACGGCGATGCCGTTCTTCGACTCCGTGATGGCGTTCAGGGCGTTGAAAGACTGGCGCTCCGTCAGCGCGACGGTTTCGGAGCCCAGCAACTCGGTGAATTCGACGACCAACGCATCTTCTTCCAGCAAACATTCGTGCAGTTTTTCCGTGGCGTTCATGGCGGTCAAGAGAGGGTGTGTCGAAAAAAGGCGGTTACTTCAGCAGTTCCTTGGCGCTGGCGATCAGGCCATCGGCGATCTTGCTGGGGTCGATCTTGAGCTGCCCCGCCGCGATGGCGTCGCGGATAGCCTGTACCTTGGCGGTGTCGATATCTTC
Proteins encoded in this region:
- the flhA gene encoding flagellar biosynthesis protein FlhA, with the translated sequence MGALIAMFKNNGGAQARLLAGPLLIVLVLGMMILPLPAFILDLLFTFNISLAIMILLVAMFTRKPLDFAAFPSVLLFATLLRLSLNVASTRVVLLNGHTGPDAAGKVIEAFGHFLVGGNFAIGIILFVILTIINFIVITKGAGRIAEVGARFTLDAMPGKQMAIDADLNAGLIREDEARRRRSEVAQEADFFGSMDGASKFVRGDAVAGLLIMSINVIGGLIVGVAQHSLSIGDSARVYTLLTIGDGLVAQIPALVISTAAGVVVSRVSNEQDIGQQMIGQLFSNPAVLFLTAAIIGVMGLIPNMPHVAFLGLAALFGAGGWALHKKQTREAAEKTRGPSPAQEQAKIAAAEASWEDVSMVDQLGLEVGYRLIPLVDHSQNGELLHRVRSLRKKFAQDVGFLPPVVHIRDNLELKPNDYVILLSGVEVGRGVAMPGQWLAIDPGGVTIKLKGTPTTDPAFGLPAVWIDASLRDQAQVAGYTVVDASTVVATHLNHLMHRHGSQLLGRQEVQQLLDRIAREAPKLVEDLVPKTVPLTILQKVLQGLLAEEVPIRDMRSIVDTMSEHAPRLSAMNATAGGQPDVGELIALVRRALGRAITQQWFPGEGEVRVIGLDVKLERVLSQAIGTSGVLEPGLADTLLREARAAVSRQEALGNAPVLVVSPVLRPALSRFLRHHVPQLGVLANTEIPDERIVRVTALIGGNA
- the flhF gene encoding flagellar biosynthesis protein FlhF, coding for MKITRFFGATHREVMREVRMALGPDALIISSRSIEGGVEVMATDPSAIDDEGRIVFKEPEAAVAGVAAATAKSFDAPAAPARAFDAPAAPARTFDAPAAPARTAGIPAAPARIADTRAYEARSAGHRAAEPAAVEARATAIPAAEPSPRAPATPAYVADDSTFALVDEENGQYQPAGPAAADASQMAEALNALRGALETRIDGLMWGKGLSREPVATTLFRTLMEAGFSANLIRAMLSRLPPRLSVAAAMNWARNELIDHLPVVGNEDELLGNGGVFALVGPTGVGKTTTLAKLAARCVARVGREQVAMLTTDNFRIGAHEQLQIYGRLMGVPTRSVRDVAQLRETLAELGSRKIILIDTTGISQRDRHVAEQAAMLCGAGRPVQRLVVLNAASQGDTLDEVAHAYRNGADEDVRGCIITKIDEASRYAAALDTAIRHRLPIHYVSRGQRVPEHMDVPTAAELVDGAFACLRRPALYTPSEADLAALWSASRDEAGGLLGMDPVRRRQLLASAMLRPQGTTPETEQDMDAALAWINTDPACVQARELWRGFGGERPLATQSLVHMPLDMVRAEFSATCSRHLLVLHGQVAMSGPGMPGGTLMSSLLMSDRGAALAAPVQQLALQHGTVSSIAAGGATHANVADALAARAAWLQAALKPVPVIHLIAAGTAALWQSLSAQGMDWMSRSTGALRVVQDETPTTLQAIGKTLGYVPVGEAGDMVGLTHIAGDAAVPLRLWAAGTEVTLAGRGADATPVRLVCAKLIDPSGKVIQQVYGLTNVGVAQADAATVARWLVLHDHAKTTFRYMSHAWQPLSGSAVGDDSTLRQVLMAGQLGAACWQLAHAPSASVMRRLLQSLMGPERKLPARLVPPALLRFLAMVEMAGEGGAA
- a CDS encoding flagella synthesis protein FlgN, whose product is MNATEKLHECLLEEDALVVEFTELLGSETVALTERQSFNALNAITESKNGIAVRLHELSARRDALLAELGFGPGHPGTTEAAERYPDIAAIWRQLLDRCAAAAGINDRNGALIDMHLRYTEEALDALQSLTKRSSLYEANGRSRQGNTGKTIIAT